GATCGATTCTTCTGCAACACGTGGCCAACCGCCCAAACCGAGTTTGGCTGCCATTGCGCCTTCGTGAGCAACTGCCCCGTCAGTCAATCGGGGATCTTCGCAATGTTGCGCTAGCAGCACATCCATACCTCGCGCATATTCAACTGCTCGACGCATTATCAATGGATTATCAACGCACTTTCCGTCATCGGAAAACATACGAACCTTGGCTTGAGAATGTGCCATCATGCCAAATTCGGTGATTTCTTTGCCCTCGAGGCCCTTTGTTATCGATCCAACAGGGTGAACGTCGCAAAGGCCAATATCTTGGCCTTTATGCCAGACGGATTCTGCGATAATCGGCTGATCCATTACAGGCATGGTATTTGCCATAGTGAATACTGCCGTGAAACCACCTTTCGCAGCGGCAGCTGAACCAGTCGCGATTGTTTCAGTATCCTCGCGACCTGGTTCTCGAAGATGAACGTGAATATCTACAAGGCCAGGAAGTAAAACTCCGCCTTGGCCGTCCACTTCACGATCTACTTTTACGTCACCAGCCTGAGTGTCAGTGATCACACCATCAGTGATCAAGACATTGACAGGCTCACCCTCTCCGTAGATCTTTACATTTTTAATTAGCAGAGTGCCTTGTTCCGGTTCGGCTAGTCGACCTGTTGCTGGATAAATTTGAGTACTCATAGTTGCTGCTCTTCCTTGAGTTTTAAAATGCCGCTGTGTCTTGACCAGCGATAAGAGTGAACAAAACGGCCATTCGGGTATGCACACCATTACTAACTTGCTGTAGTACAGCTGTACGAGGAGCATCGGCCACTCCGAAGTTGATTTCCATGCCTCG
The sequence above is drawn from the Corynebacterium rouxii genome and encodes:
- a CDS encoding dihydroorotase, whose amino-acid sequence is MSTQIYPATGRLAEPEQGTLLIKNVKIYGEGEPVNVLITDGVITDTQAGDVKVDREVDGQGGVLLPGLVDIHVHLREPGREDTETIATGSAAAAKGGFTAVFTMANTMPVMDQPIIAESVWHKGQDIGLCDVHPVGSITKGLEGKEITEFGMMAHSQAKVRMFSDDGKCVDNPLIMRRAVEYARGMDVLLAQHCEDPRLTDGAVAHEGAMAAKLGLGGWPRVAEESIVARDAILARDYGGRMHICHASTQGTVELVKWAKQHDIPLTAEVTPHHLLLTDERLATYDGVNRVNPPLRENSDILALREALLNGTIDCVATDHAPHGSEDKCCEFEHAKPGMLGLETSLAVVAAVFVETGLADWRFVAKVMSERPAEIVKLPGHGRPIAAGEPANLTIVDPGAKWTASGEKMASKATNTPYEGMEFNARVTTTILRGRLTCVDGEPTQARA